From Gaiellales bacterium, one genomic window encodes:
- a CDS encoding alkaline phosphatase family protein: MRVLCLGMDGADYGLVGELLEQDRLPTLRGIIRDGAYGPLRSTVPAATPTAWSSFLTGLNPARHGIFNFSTNANRAPSRLESARSRSGVPLWRTLGAAGVRSAFVTVPFTYPAEEVDGIIVSGYGGPPEPQIVPASAAAAIHARHPGLVTAHHPMRERWWEDFDRYARLLVDHVGEIESVCEQCFELEPDLGVLVVDFMSTDFAGHLGYARLDPKHPAHDAADAGDELVQVYEAVDAACGRLIDAARERFGEEPTVLMMSDHGMKPMYWVFHLNRWLEEHGYLRYRARSLQRTKGTRLRSLAGVDQRLARTSGLYTRIADANPLVPRTAADRAFADIDFPRTRAYSFATGGQVYLGESSGASADPALAERIATELEAERHPETGEQLLRVLRKPDIYHGPHLDRAPDLIVLSIDERIHVDSLRRSGTPAIEVHDTLDPENAYGYSGHHGIDGILGARGPGIRPGSVPEGSGIVQMAATILRLHGIEADGLDGAPIDAILAREGDAVHVAAQATDGSDEGVYSADEEAGILERLRDLGYE, encoded by the coding sequence ATGAGGGTGCTCTGCCTGGGCATGGACGGCGCCGACTACGGCCTCGTCGGCGAGCTGCTCGAGCAGGACCGCCTGCCCACGCTCAGGGGGATCATCCGCGACGGCGCCTACGGGCCGCTGCGCTCGACCGTGCCCGCCGCGACGCCGACGGCCTGGTCGTCGTTCCTGACCGGCCTGAACCCCGCCCGGCACGGCATCTTCAACTTCTCGACGAACGCCAACCGGGCGCCCTCGCGCCTGGAGAGCGCGCGCAGCCGCTCCGGCGTGCCGCTGTGGCGCACGCTCGGCGCGGCCGGCGTGCGCTCCGCCTTCGTCACGGTGCCGTTCACCTACCCGGCCGAGGAGGTGGACGGGATCATCGTGTCCGGGTACGGGGGCCCGCCCGAGCCCCAGATCGTGCCCGCCTCGGCGGCGGCCGCGATCCACGCCCGCCACCCCGGCCTCGTCACCGCCCACCACCCGATGCGTGAGCGCTGGTGGGAGGACTTCGACCGCTACGCGCGGCTGCTGGTCGACCACGTCGGCGAGATCGAGTCGGTGTGCGAGCAGTGCTTCGAGCTCGAGCCCGACCTGGGCGTGCTCGTCGTCGACTTCATGAGCACCGACTTCGCCGGGCATCTCGGCTACGCCCGGCTCGACCCAAAGCACCCGGCCCACGACGCCGCCGACGCGGGCGACGAGCTCGTCCAGGTGTACGAGGCGGTCGACGCCGCCTGCGGGCGCCTGATCGACGCGGCCCGGGAGCGGTTCGGCGAGGAGCCGACCGTGCTCATGATGTCCGACCACGGCATGAAGCCGATGTACTGGGTCTTCCACCTCAACCGCTGGCTCGAGGAGCACGGCTACCTGCGCTACCGCGCGCGCTCGCTGCAGCGGACGAAGGGCACGCGCCTGCGCTCGCTGGCGGGCGTCGACCAGCGCCTGGCCCGCACGTCGGGGCTCTACACCCGGATCGCCGACGCGAACCCGCTCGTCCCGCGGACGGCCGCCGACCGCGCCTTCGCCGACATCGACTTCCCCCGCACCCGCGCCTACTCGTTCGCGACCGGCGGCCAGGTGTACCTGGGCGAGTCGAGCGGCGCGTCCGCCGATCCGGCGCTGGCCGAGCGGATCGCGACCGAGCTCGAGGCCGAGCGCCATCCCGAGACCGGCGAGCAGCTCCTGCGCGTCCTGCGCAAGCCCGACATCTACCACGGCCCCCACCTCGACCGCGCCCCCGACCTGATCGTGCTCTCGATCGACGAGCGCATCCACGTCGACTCCCTGCGCCGCAGCGGCACTCCCGCGATCGAGGTGCACGACACGCTCGACCCCGAGAACGCCTACGGCTACTCGGGCCACCACGGCATCGACGGCATCCTGGGCGCGCGCGGCCCCGGGATCCGCCCCGGCAGCGTGCCGGAGGGGTCGGGGATCGTCCAGATGGCCGCCACGATTCTGCGCCTGCACGGCATCGAGGCCGACGGCCTCGACGGCGCCCCGATCGACGCGATCCTGGCCCGGGAGGGCGACGCCGTGCACGTCGCCGCCCAGGCGACGGACGGGAGCGACGAGGGCGTCTACAGC